The following is a genomic window from Paenibacillus sp..
TCGATCGGTACGAAGGGGCGCCGGCGTTCTCCGTCGCGCATCGATCGTATGTGATCGACATGCTGGACGGTGCGGCGCTGCGGGAGCTGATCACGCGGGAGAAGCCCGATCTGATCGTGCCGGAAATCGAAGCGATCGCGACGCCGACGCTCGTCGAGCTGGAGCAAGAAGGCTACGTCGTCGTGCCGACGGCGAACGCCGCCCGGCTCACGATGGACCGCGAAGGCATTCGCCGGCTCGCCGCGGAGACGCTCGGTCTCCCGACGGCGCGGTACGCGTTCGCCGATTCGCTGGACGAGCTGCGCGCGGCCGTCCAGGATATCGGCACGCCGTGCGTCATTAAGCCGATCATGAGCTCGTCCGGCAAAGGGCAGTCCGTCTGCAAGACGCCGGACGACGTCGAGGCGTGCTGGAACTACGCCATGGAGGGCGGCCGCGCAAAGAAGGCGCGCGTCATCGTCGAGGAGTTCATTCGCTTCGACTCCGAAATTACGATGCTGACCGTCCGGTCCGCGTCCGGTACGACGTTCTGCCCGCCGATCGGTCACGTGCAGAAGGACGGCGATTACATCGAATCGTGGCAGCCGCATCCGATGAGCGCGGAGCAGCTCGCCGAGGCGCAGCGCATCGCGGCGACGGTGACGGAGGCGCTCGGCGGCTACGGCATTTACGGCGTGGAGCTGTTCCTCGCGCCGGACAAGGTGTACTTCAGCGAGGTGTCGCCGCGCCCGCACGATACGGGCCTCGTGACGCTCGGCACGCAGGACTTGTCCGAATTCGCGCTGCACGTCCGCGCGATTCTCGGCTTGCCGGTGCCGACGATCCGGCTGCTGACGCCGGGCGCGTCCCGGACGCTGAAGGCGGTCGACAGCCGCGATGCGTTCGTCGTCGCCGGGCTCGATCGAGCGCTCGCGCTGCCGAATACGCAGGTGCGCGTCTTCGGCAAACCGGTGACGATGCCGGGACGCCGCATGGCGGTCGCGATCAGCACCGCCGACACGGTAGAGGACGCGCGGGCGGTCGCCGCCGACGCGGCGGGAAGCCTCAGCATCGAATAAAGCAAGGGACGGAAGAACAGCCGCAGGGGATAACCTGCGGTTGTTTTTTTTTGTTGGTATGAATTGGAATTCGTCCCTGGGCAACCTTCGAATCGCGTCACTCGTTAAAGTTAGGAAGACGGCTGTTTCGCAGCAACCTTTCGCAATCATTCAAGCAGCGTTAAACATTCATGAAAAGGGGATTAATTATGAAAAAGAGAATTCTAGCAGCCGTCCTCATGTCCTGCGCCCTCGTCGCGCCGGGAGCGGCGGAGGCGGCCGCGAAGCCGGAGTCGGACCGAATCGGCATCGTCTTGAACGGCAGCAAAGCGGCATATGAAGCCAGCTATCAACCGTTCATCCAAGCCGATCGCGTGCAGGTGCCCGTGCGGTACTTGTTCGAATCGTTCGGCGCAGAGGTTCGCTACGACGCGTCCACGGGAACGGTCTACGCCGATGCGGGCGATATGACGCTGACCGTCAAGACGGGCTCGACGTCTATGACCGTCGACGGACGCAGCGTGAAGCTCGATTCGCCGGCGACGATCCGCGGCGGCCGCATGTTCGTGCCGATTCGCGCGATCGGGGAAGCGCTCGGGGCGAACGTCGGCTGGAATGCGAATACGCGGGAGGTTCGCGTAGGGAGTCCGATCGTTCGAGG
Proteins encoded in this region:
- the purT gene encoding formate-dependent phosphoribosylglycinamide formyltransferase → MAKEDSRYAPYGSPLSGKARKMMLLGSGELGKEVVIEAQRLGVETIAVDRYEGAPAFSVAHRSYVIDMLDGAALRELITREKPDLIVPEIEAIATPTLVELEQEGYVVVPTANAARLTMDREGIRRLAAETLGLPTARYAFADSLDELRAAVQDIGTPCVIKPIMSSSGKGQSVCKTPDDVEACWNYAMEGGRAKKARVIVEEFIRFDSEITMLTVRSASGTTFCPPIGHVQKDGDYIESWQPHPMSAEQLAEAQRIAATVTEALGGYGIYGVELFLAPDKVYFSEVSPRPHDTGLVTLGTQDLSEFALHVRAILGLPVPTIRLLTPGASRTLKAVDSRDAFVVAGLDRALALPNTQVRVFGKPVTMPGRRMAVAISTADTVEDARAVAADAAGSLSIE